GGAATTACATTGAAGGCCTTGGAGGAGGTTTCGAACGACGTGACCGACACAACAATTTGGTCAACAGGGTCCGCATAGCGGCTGGCAATAGTCTGCAAGGCGATGACGATATGGCTCGCCACGATGGTTGTGTCCACTGTCTCATGGGGTTTGGCTGCATGTCCACCCAACCCTTCAACCTCGATATCAAACACATCGGTAGCCGCAAAAAACGCACCGGGGCGAATGGAGAAACTTCCCATCGGTTTGCCCGGCCAATTGTGCATGCCGTAGACCTCCTGAATGCCGAATTGCGTCATCATGCCGTCTTCGCACATTTCGCGCCCGCCGCCGCCGCCTTCTTCTGCGGGTTGAAAGATAACGACGGCAGTTCCGTCAAAATTACGCGTTTCCGCAAGGTATTTCGCGGCTCCAAGTAACATCGCGGTATGGCCGTCGTGACCACAGGCATGCATCGCCCCATCAGTCTTGGATGCGTATTCCAGTCCGGTCTGCTCGTGAATTGGCAGGGCGTCCATATCCGCCCTCAAGCCAATAACCTTGCCAGAACTATCAGACAGGCCTTTGATCACGCCGACCACCCCCGTGCGCCCGATCCCGGTCACGACCTCATCACACCCAAATTCCCTGAGTTTGTCAGCAACCAACGCGGATGTGCGATGCGTGTCAAAAAGCAGTTCCGGATGTTCGTGCATATCTCGTCGCCACGCGGTGATCTCATCATGTAATTCTGCGAAACGGTTCTTGACGGCCATATGGATTGTCTCCCTGAGATCAGACTGTATGGGGCTGCGACTACTCGGAGCGCGTGATGTTTTCAGTTTTGGCCACGACCCGCCCGGGACTTTGCAATGGGGCGGTGCTCAATGTCACAGCGCAGTCCCAGTACTGTAAAGATTCCGGGCGAGTCTTCAAGGAAGTCGCGGCAATTTGATCCAGTCTTTGGGCGTCAAAGTGCTGGTCCCAGATTTACTTTACTGCCATCTGAAAACCGCGCAAAACGGAACCGTGTCAGATCATGGCCCGGTGCCTTACCCATGGCGAGGTCCGCAAGAATGCGACCCATTGCCGGGCCAATGCCAAAGCCATGGCCGCTCATGCCGGTTCCCAGAGTAAGACCAGGCAAGGCAGCGACCCTGTCAACCACTGGAACCACGTCGGGCATCGTGTCAATCATCCCGGCCCATACATGTGAAAGGGTGAAATCCGGCAGGTCAGGGAAGAGCGACGCAAAGTCCGTTTTCAACCTTTGCGCGCGCGCCGTATTCGGGGTTGGGTTCAGAACGCGCAGGGCTTCAAACGGGCTTGTGTTGTCCGAGGACCAGTGGCGGGGCGTGCGCCAGCCATCAGGATATCCGTTTGGAGAAAAAGGTAAAAACCGCGTACCAAAAGGATCCGCACGCAGTTGCGTCAGAAATTTTGGCAAAGCGCGCACGGCGTCCCATCCCAAAAACAACTCATGAAAACCGCCTGGCGCCAGCGTATAACCACCATCGGCCCGGTGGCGAAAAGCGATGTCATTGTCAGCCACACCGCCATCCGCGACGGCGGGTAGTTCGGTTGTCGCCGCAACCGTTGCCCGCACAGAGAGCTGTGGCAAGGCCACATCATGGTTTCGCAGAAAAAGTGAAGACCATGCCCCGCCGGCCAGAACGACTTCTGGCGCAGATACCGTGCCTTTTTCCGTCACCACACCAGCGACTTTCCCGGCAGAAAGATCAAGGCAGCGTACGGCACAATTTTCGACAACATCAGCGCCTTCGCGCACGGCGATTTCGGCAAGTGCCGGCACCGCGCGCCAAGGTTCTGCGCGCATGTCGGACGCAGTATAAAGCGCGCCGACATAGGTTTGGGACATGCCTGGCAAGTCTTGCGACACTTGCGCAGCTGTGAGCACGCGCGTGTCTATGCCTTGCGCCACCGCATGTCGGGTCCAGTCACTGTAGCGCGCCAATTGTGCCTGTGTTTTGGCCAGATACGTGACGCCGCCTTCAGTCAGCCCGATGTCCTGATTGGTCTGCGTGGCGAGCTCACGCCAAAGGCGGTTTGCCTCCACCATGATGGGCAATTCATCCGGGTCGCGTCCCTGCTGGCGGATCCAGCCCCAATTGCGGCTGGATTGTTCCCCCGCGACGCACCCTTTTTCCAACAGTACAACTTTCTGGCCCGCGCGGGCCAGAAACAGCGCTGTTGAAACCCCGATGATTCCACCTCCGATCACCACGACATCCGCCTTTTCGGGCAGCGCGCCGGTAAAACGGAGAGGTGTTTCTTGTGAGAAGGGAAAATTCTGCATGTCAGCGCAGAGGGGCAACGGGGTCAAGGTGGCCTGAAGCCCACCCTACCCGATAGTCTTGCCGCAATCGGCAAATCGGCACCGACATCATTGGCCGAGACAAGTGACGAGATTTTTCATGAAAAGATGACCCGCCTCGAACTGTGCCACAGACAGGTACTCATTTGGTTGGTGCGCTTGCGCGATATCGCCGGGTCCGCAGATGACGGCAGAATAACCGGCTTGCTGAAACTGTCCTGCCTCGGTGCCATAGCTGACCACGTGACCGGCGTTGTCCCCTGTCAATACGCGTACAAGGGTTTCGGCGCTTCCATCTTTTTCTGGCCGCAAAGCTGGCACGTCAAAACGCTGTGAGATTTCGATTTTTGTCTCGGGAACAACGGATTGCATCATACTTTCGATCTCGGCCACGCGCGCGCGGTAACGCGCCTCCCACATTTCTTTGGCTTCTCCGGGGACAACACGAAAATCAACTGCAAAGTGGCAGTCTTTTGCGGTGATGTTATGCGCCGTTCCTCCCTCGATCATCCCGACATGCACTGTTGTGTAGGGGGGATCAAACATCGCCGCCAAATCGCCCGGTGTCTGTGCTTGATTTTGCGCATTCATCTCATTGGCCCATTCGATCAGTTTGGCCCCATACATGATTGCGTTTACGCCGCGATCCATCAATGAGCTATGGATTTCAAACCCCTGGACATGCGTATCAAAACCAGTACCGCCCTTGTGACCAGAGACCGCTCGCATTGAGGAGGGCTCCCCCACGATCACCGTTGTGCCTTTAGGCAAAACGGCTTGCATCGCCGTAATCATTGGCGGGGCCCCGGTGCACCCAATCTCCTCGTCAAAACTCAGTGCTATTTGCAACGGACGTTTGACGCCAGCGTGATGCGCCTCGACCAATGCCCAAATCGCGAGCGCATCAAAACCCTTCATGTCGCACGTGCCGCGACCATAGTATTTTCCGTCCTTCTCAACCACTTCAAAGGGGTCTGTATCCCACGGCTGCGCATCCACGGGCACCACATCCGTGTGGCCGGAAAGAACCACTGCTCCCTCTTCCCATGGTCCAACGTGGGCAAACAGCGCCGCTTTGGGTTCTTCAGGATGGGTGTAACGGTGCGCCTGAATACCGTGGCTTGTGAGGTAGTTTTCGGTCCAGTCAATCAGCGGCAGGTTCGTATCACGGCTGACCGTGGGAAAGGAAACAAGCTTCTGCATGATGGCCAGCGGGGCAAGGCGGTCGGTCATAGAAACTTAGTATCCGCTGTCCGTTTCGAGCACGAAATGGTCCGCCGTTACTTCGCGATAGACCGAAGGTTCGGGTGCATAGCCAACTGCACGGATCGGGGATGGGATCGGTTTGAAATTCAGCTCGCTCTCATCCTTGCGCTGGCGCGGGTCCGCTATGGGCACGGCCTTCATAAGGGCTTGAGTATAGGCATGCTGCGGATTCTCAAAAACTTGCGCGCGCGGTCCCATTTCCACGATCCGGCCCAAATACATCACGCCCACCTGATGGCTGACCCGTTCGACAACCGCCATATCGTGACTGATAAACAAAAACGACAGCCCGAGTTCAGACTGTAGTTCCATCATCAGGTTTAGAACCTGCGCCTGTACCGAAACGTCCAGCGCTGAGACGGCCTCATCCGCTATAATCAACTTGGGGTTTAAGGCGAGTGCGCGCGCAATCGCAACGCGCTGTCGTTGCCCGCCCGACAGTTCATGCGGGAAACGACGCATGAAACTGCGCGGCAGTTCTACGCGGTCAAACAACATGCCCACACGATCATGCACTGCTGCGCCTTTCAGCGTGCCGTAGTTGTGAATGGGTTCTGCGACCTGATCCGAGAGCTGCATCTGTGGATTGAGCGAGGCAAACGGATCCTGAAAGATCATCTGCATGTCAAGGCGCGCCTCGCGCAGGGCATTCTGATCTAATGCCATGATGTCCTTACCGCCCAGATTGACCTCTCCTGATATTGGGTCGACCAATCGCAGGATCGACCGACCGGCCGTGGATTTGCCGCAGCCGCTCTCCCCCACAAGGCTCAGAGTCTGGCCTTTGTTGATCGTAAATGACAGATCCTCCACGGCATGCACATTCGCGACCGTACGGCGGAAAAACCCACCTTTCACCGGAAAACGCGTGGTCAGGTTCTTGACCGATAACAACACCTCATCCGTGCCCGGTATCGGGTGTATTGCGTGGCTCTCGGACCCCAATAGCTTCATGGGTTCGGGAAATGGCTTACCTGTCATTTCACCCAATTTGGGCACTGCGGCCAACAGAGCTTTGGTATAGGTGTGCTGTGGGTTCTCAAAGATCTCAGTGACCGGTCCTTCTTCGACCTTGTTGCCACGAAACATGACAACAACCCGGTCCGCCATCTGCGCCACAACGGCCATATCATGGGTAATGAACATCACGGCTGTTCCGGTCTCTCGCTTGAGACGGTCCATCAGAGCGAGGATTTCTGCCTGAATTGTCACATCCAAAGCGGTCGTCGGCTCGTCGGCAATGAGAAGGCGTGGTTTGCACGCCAATGCCATTGCAATAACAACGCGTTGACGCATGCCCCCTGAAAGTTCGTGGGGATATTGCTCCAACCGCCGCTCCGGCTCTGGAATGCGCACCTCTCGCAGTAATTCCAGCGCACGCGCATCGGCTTCGGCCTTGCCGATGTTCTTGTGCAACCGCAACCCTTCTGTCAGCTGCCGCCCGACGGTAAAAACCGGGTTCAGCGCCGTCATCGGTTCCTGAAAAATCATCCCGATTTCATTGCCGCGAATGGCGCGCATTTGCTCTGATCCGGTATGGGCCAGATCGACGTCCTCTGAACCGGGGCGGTCAAACCAAAGTTGCCCGCCCGTTATCTCGCCGCCACCAAATTCGACAAGGCGCATCAAAGATAGCGAGGAAACAGATTTTCCAGAACCACTTTCACCGACAACACAGACCGTTTCGCCCGGGTTGATATCAAAAGACACATCTTCCACACCCAAGACGGGTCCATCTTTCGTCTGAAATTCGACCCGCAGGCCTTTAATTTGTGCAATGGGGTGCACGGCCTCTTTTTGTTTTTGTTGGTCCAGCATTGCCGCCCCTGATTTCTTGTTGTGTGAACGCTACGGCCAACACGTCAGGCGTGTCAAACCCGTCCGGGGCAGTTGTCACAAAGTCGACCATCTCAAGGGTTGCTTTTTCCGAAAAAGATGCTTCGATGGGCATATGCATCCCGGGGTGCGGCCTCGAAACTGCGTCTTTTCGTAAAGTTAGGCCGATGAACTCACTCAGCTTCCGGTAAGCACCAAAAAGGCGTCCGACACGCAACTGAGGCGCACAACGGCATTCAAATGCCAGCATGGAGTAAAACATGAAGCTCAAAACCCTATTACTGGGCGCCATCGCCGCAACAGGCCTGGCACCAGCCGTTTTAGCAGACGGTCACGAAGGCGAGCGCGGCAGAGATGGCCAACTCAATATCATATACTGGCAAGCTCCCTCGACGCTGAACCCGTTTCTGTCAGGCGGCACCAAGGAGAACGAAGCCGCCAGTCTGATCCTGGAATCACTCGCGCGCTTCAATGAAAAAGGTGAAATGGTACCCTGGCTTGCTCAAGACATCCCTACAGTCGAGAACGGCGGTGTGGCTGAGGATCTGACATCCATCACCTGGACCCTGAAAGAAAATGTCATCTGGTCTGATGGCTCCGCGCTGACGCCAGACGATCTTATCTTCACGCACGAGTATTGCACTCACCCCGAAAGTGGTTGCGCATCACTCAGCTACTTCGACGGCATTAGCGCAGTCGAAGCGGTTGGTGAGCGTGGCGTGAAAATCTCTTTCGAATCCCCCAAACCTTTTCCCTATACAGCCTTTGTAGGGAATGAATCCCCAATTTTACAGAAAGCTCAATTTCTGGAATGCCTTGGACCTCGGGCACCTGAGTGCACAGAGGAAAATTTTGGACCTATCGGCACCGGCCCATTTAAGGTCGCAGAATTCCGCCCCAACGATGTGATCACCTATGTCATGAACGAAAACTATCGCGAAGCGGGAAAGCCGGCCTTTGCGCAAATCACGTTCAAAGGCGGCGGTGATGCGGCCGCGGCGGCGCGATCCGTTCTGGAAACTGGCGAATTCGACTATGCATGGAATTTGCAACTGGCGCCTGATGTTCTTTCGCGAATGGAAGAGGCGGGCAAGGGCACCGTGGTCGCGGCCTACGGTACTTCCGTCGAACGCATCATGGTCAACCAAACCAATGCTGATCCAAACCTGGGACCGGATCAACGCTCGGTCTTTATGGAAGGGGAAAACGTACACCCTTTCCTGACCGACCCTGCGGTGGGTCAGGCGCTTTCTATGTCCATTGATCGCGCCCTGATCGACGAAATCGGATATGGTGCTGGCGGTCAACCCACCTGCAATGTTTTGCCCGCGCCCGAACTCTATGCATCAACGGCGAACGATAGCTGCTTGACGCAAGACATTGCCGGTGCCAATGCGCTGCTGGACTCCGCAGGCTGGGTCGATTCCAATGGTAATGGTGTGCGTGACAAGGATGGCGTGGAACTTTCGATCCTGTTCCAAACCTCTACCAACGCCGTACGTCAGGACACTCAAGCGCTGATCAAGGACTGGTGGAACCAGATTGGTGTCGAAACAGAGTTGCGCAACATTGACGCTTCGGTCTTCTTTGGCAGTGATCCAGGCTCACCGGATACGTTCCAGAAATTCTATGCCGACGTCGAGATGTACACCAACAATTTCGCCGGTGTGGATCCCGAAGCCTATATGGGCAATTGGGTGTGCGCTGACATTCCGCGGCCCAGCACCCAATGGCAGGGCAACAACATGCAGCGTTTCTGCAGCGCGGAATACGACGCCCTTGTTGAAAAGATGTCCACCACGTCGGATCTGGCGGAGCGCGGTGCACTGGCCAAACAGATGAACGACATGCTGGTACAGAGCTATTCGATCATCCCGCTCATCCACCGTGGCAACCCGTCGGCGCACAGCAATACGCTGGGCGGCGTGAAAATGTCGGACTGGGACAGCGAGCTGTGGAATATCGCGGATTGGTACCGGATATCTAACTGACGCGACTTTGGGCAGGGGCTTGCTTCATTGCTAGCCCCTGTCCGCTTTTCCCCCTGGCGGGTTTGATCACGCGACACTTTATCCGCAACAATAACAAGACTGACGCATAGAGGCGTAGCACATGCTGACATATACAATCCGACGGCTCGTTTTATCGATCCCGACGTTGTTTTTCATATCGCTGGTGATCTTTGCGCTGCTGCAACTGGCACCGGGCGATCCGATGGCACAAGTGCCCCTGACTGTCCCTCCCGAAGTCAAACAGAAAATGCGCGAGGCACTTGGTCTTGGTCAACCGGTGCACGTGCAATACTGGAAATGGCTGGTCCAATTCTTCTGGATTGAACCGCAGGTATTGATTGACCACTGGTTTGGAACCGGTTTTGCCGAAGGCAAGCAACGCGTAATTTCCTGGCAGACCCGTTCACCGGTTATGGACATCGTGGTACAGCGCATCCCGCAAACACTCTGGGTTGTGGGCATGTCCTATATCGTGGGTATTCTGATTGCCCTGCCCATCGGCATCTATTCCGCCTACAAACAGTATTCCGTTTTCGATCAAGCCGGGACGTTTGTGTCAATGATCGGCTTTTCTGTCCCGCCGTTCTTTTCCGGCGTTTTGGTGATCGTGATTTTTTCGGTCAATCTGGGTTGGTTCCCATCCATCTATGACACCACCCTTGTGGTGAATGACTTGGCCAGCTTCAAAATGCAGCTACAGCAGATGATCATGCCCGTGATGGTACTGGCCTTGCAAACCACAGCACAGATCAGCCGCTTCATGCGCGCCTCCATGCTCGACAACCTTAATCAGGATTATGTACGCACCGCGCGTGCCAAGGGATTGCGCGAAAGCACTGTGGTCATGGTCCACGTGCTGCGCAACTCGATGATACCCATCATTACCGTGATTGCCCTTGGTATCCCGTCGATCTTTGGCGGCGCAATTATCACCGAGACCCTGTTCAAGGTGAACGGCATTGGGCAATTGCTGCTGACCGCGCTGTTTGCCAATGATCTGCCAATGGTGATGACCCTCACATTCATTTTTGCGATCCTGATCGTGTTTTTCAACCTGATCGCCGACGTGCTCTACGGCATCCTTGATCCGAGGATCCGCTATGACTGACCCCGCAACACCCCTGTCGGATGACCAGCTCTATGGTGCTCTCAAAGACAAAGAGCCGCCCAAAGAGCCGCGCAGTCAGTGGAAAGATGTCTGGGATCAGTTCCGCAAACACAAGGGCGCGCTCTTTGGCGGCGGTTTCCTTCTCTTTATTACCCTCGCCGTTCTGATCGGCCCCTTGGTCTGGAATGTCGATCCCAAGGCGCTGGACATCCGCAACAAGGACATGCGCCCGCTCTATACATTGCTTTGGGACGGGGATGCGCGCACCAGCTGGGCCAAACCACTCGGCTCGGACAATCTGGGCCGCGACATTCTGGCGACCCTGATCGCGGGTGGGCGTGCCTCCATGGCCGTTGGGTGGACCGCCATGATCCTGGCACTGTTGATCGGGACGGCGGTTGGCGTGTGCTCGGGCTATTTCAAACGACTTGATGGCGCTTTGATGCGCTTGACGGATCTGTTCCTGTCCCTGCCGATCCTGCCGTTACTGTTGGTCGCCGTGACCCTTTTCCGCCAACCCCTGCGCGCTGGTTTCGGCCCCGAAACGGGTATGTTCATCCTTATCGTGGGGGTCATCGGCATCACCTCCTGGATGCAAACGGCGCGCATTGTGCGCGGTGAAATTCTCGCTCTCAAGGAGCGTGAGTTCATTCTTGCGGCGCGCTCCATTGGCACGAAACCCTTCGCCATCATTCGACGGCATCTGCTGCCAAATGTTGTCTCACCCATCATGGTGTCTGCAACTTTGGGTCTGGCTACGGCGATTATCACGGAAAGCGCCCTCAGCTTTCTGGGTGTCGGTTTCCCGTCCGACTTCCCGACGTGGGGCAAGCTTCTGTCTGATGCTGTTCCGCGCATGGAAGAATTTCCCGAGCGCGTCGTGCTGCCGGGCATCTTGATATCCCTGACGGTGCTATCAGTGAATTACCTGGGTGATGGGCTAAGAGACGCGCTTGATCCTCGGATTCGAGGTCGCTGACAAAGGGGAAAACTCTATCTGCCGAACCCTAATGCCCTTTGAACCTGATGCATGACCAGGGACGGTGGGCGGGGCGTCTTTGGCGCAGCACAAAGAGCGCCGAACCGCTGTCTCCATGATATCAGCACCGGGTGCCGGATCGCAGGTTTGCAGTGCAAACCCACTTATCCACAGGGCTCCGTTTTTCTGTGAAAAAGCCGAGCTACTCCACTTTTTTCCTTAACTGTCGCACCATCCACCACACAAACAAAACAACCGGCAATGTGGCGAAAGCCGTCAGCATACCCTTGCTCAGACCCGTCGCCTCGGCCAGCGGATAGAGCAGATATCCCACCAATGACACTGCGTAATAACTAATCGCCACCACCGACAGACCTTCAACCGTGCGCTGCAGACGCAATTGCAAATCAGAGCGTCGATCCATGCTTTCCAACAAGGACTGGTTCTGCGCAGATCGCTCCACATCCACCCGTGTACGCAACAAATTGGAAGCTCGAATCGACCGGCTGGACATCGCTTCCAATCGACGCTCCGCGGAATTCACAGTGCGCATCGCGGGCGCGTAACGACGCATCATGAACTCTGCGAAATGCTGCCGCCCCTGGTACCGGCCCTCGCGCAACGCCTCAATCCGCTGATTGACCAAAGCCTCATAAGCCCCCGTAGCCCCAAATCGAAACGAGGATTGCGCCGCCAGCGTCTCTAATTCGGCCGAAATCGCCAGCAGATTGTGCAAGGTCCATTCCGCAGGCGCATCCTCATCGGACATATCGCTCATCAGTCCGGTCAACTTGCTATCGAGGTCGTTCAATTTGGGTTGCAACGCGCGCGCGCGGGCAAATCCCAGCATCGACATTGTTTTGTAGGTTTCAATCTCGCACAACCGCTGCACGATGCGCCCGATACGACGGGTGCCGGTTTCTGGTCTGGCAAATATGGCAAATCGCAAATGCCCGTTGATATCAATCCTGAAATCACCGGCCACGATAGCCTCTTGATCAAGCACTTCAGACGCGGCCAGGCTTTCCGTCACAAACCAATCGTCGAGCTTTTGGTTGATATTGTCGTTCTGCGGTATCACATCGACGTTCAACAAGACGGATGTAATCCGCTGGCCCGGCGCGGCTTCAAGCCAGTCAGCGGGAAAAACATCGAATTGCGCGGGGTCAAAGGCACGCTCAACAGGTCCTTCATGAAAAGCCGTATAAGTCACGAACTCGGTATGCTGCTCCCACTTCAACCAATACTTACCGATCTGACCGTAATAATGCGTGGCATTCGGTTGTGGATGCGCGGCTCCGTGACGGTCCAGCAGCGCGGTCAGATGTGCCAAATCATCACCGCGGTCGCGACTGACCGCATCATTCGGCTGTTTGATTGCGATGTAGACAGCCGAACAGGGCGCGCTCATGGAAGGAAATGGGCGCGCGTGTAACTCGTTGGCGAGTTTATACCGTAAGGGATGGTCTGTGATGGGCGACATGCCGCTACTCCGCGTAATTGAGGAAAGAAATAACAAAAATTTTCACAATGTCAAATTTTTATATGTTTTCAATA
This genomic interval from Paracoccaceae bacterium contains the following:
- a CDS encoding FAD-dependent oxidoreductase, which encodes MQNFPFSQETPLRFTGALPEKADVVVIGGGIIGVSTALFLARAGQKVVLLEKGCVAGEQSSRNWGWIRQQGRDPDELPIMVEANRLWRELATQTNQDIGLTEGGVTYLAKTQAQLARYSDWTRHAVAQGIDTRVLTAAQVSQDLPGMSQTYVGALYTASDMRAEPWRAVPALAEIAVREGADVVENCAVRCLDLSAGKVAGVVTEKGTVSAPEVVLAGGAWSSLFLRNHDVALPQLSVRATVAATTELPAVADGGVADNDIAFRHRADGGYTLAPGGFHELFLGWDAVRALPKFLTQLRADPFGTRFLPFSPNGYPDGWRTPRHWSSDNTSPFEALRVLNPTPNTARAQRLKTDFASLFPDLPDFTLSHVWAGMIDTMPDVVPVVDRVAALPGLTLGTGMSGHGFGIGPAMGRILADLAMGKAPGHDLTRFRFARFSDGSKVNLGPAL
- a CDS encoding M20 aminoacylase family protein; translation: MAVKNRFAELHDEITAWRRDMHEHPELLFDTHRTSALVADKLREFGCDEVVTGIGRTGVVGVIKGLSDSSGKVIGLRADMDALPIHEQTGLEYASKTDGAMHACGHDGHTAMLLGAAKYLAETRNFDGTAVVIFQPAEEGGGGGREMCEDGMMTQFGIQEVYGMHNWPGKPMGSFSIRPGAFFAATDVFDIEVEGLGGHAAKPHETVDTTIVASHIVIALQTIASRYADPVDQIVVSVTSFETSSKAFNVIPQRVTLKGTVRTMSKEMRDLAEMRLNKISSGVAESFGAEARVQYTRNYPVMANHEEQTAFAAKVAETVSGSCEEAPLIMGGEDFAFMLNERPGAYILVGNGPGAAVHHPEYNFNDDAIPAGCSWWAEIVEQRLPSAR
- a CDS encoding peptide ABC transporter substrate-binding protein; translated protein: MKLKTLLLGAIAATGLAPAVLADGHEGERGRDGQLNIIYWQAPSTLNPFLSGGTKENEAASLILESLARFNEKGEMVPWLAQDIPTVENGGVAEDLTSITWTLKENVIWSDGSALTPDDLIFTHEYCTHPESGCASLSYFDGISAVEAVGERGVKISFESPKPFPYTAFVGNESPILQKAQFLECLGPRAPECTEENFGPIGTGPFKVAEFRPNDVITYVMNENYREAGKPAFAQITFKGGGDAAAAARSVLETGEFDYAWNLQLAPDVLSRMEEAGKGTVVAAYGTSVERIMVNQTNADPNLGPDQRSVFMEGENVHPFLTDPAVGQALSMSIDRALIDEIGYGAGGQPTCNVLPAPELYASTANDSCLTQDIAGANALLDSAGWVDSNGNGVRDKDGVELSILFQTSTNAVRQDTQALIKDWWNQIGVETELRNIDASVFFGSDPGSPDTFQKFYADVEMYTNNFAGVDPEAYMGNWVCADIPRPSTQWQGNNMQRFCSAEYDALVEKMSTTSDLAERGALAKQMNDMLVQSYSIIPLIHRGNPSAHSNTLGGVKMSDWDSELWNIADWYRISN
- the argE gene encoding acetylornithine deacetylase; translated protein: MTDRLAPLAIMQKLVSFPTVSRDTNLPLIDWTENYLTSHGIQAHRYTHPEEPKAALFAHVGPWEEGAVVLSGHTDVVPVDAQPWDTDPFEVVEKDGKYYGRGTCDMKGFDALAIWALVEAHHAGVKRPLQIALSFDEEIGCTGAPPMITAMQAVLPKGTTVIVGEPSSMRAVSGHKGGTGFDTHVQGFEIHSSLMDRGVNAIMYGAKLIEWANEMNAQNQAQTPGDLAAMFDPPYTTVHVGMIEGGTAHNITAKDCHFAVDFRVVPGEAKEMWEARYRARVAEIESMMQSVVPETKIEISQRFDVPALRPEKDGSAETLVRVLTGDNAGHVVSYGTEAGQFQQAGYSAVICGPGDIAQAHQPNEYLSVAQFEAGHLFMKNLVTCLGQ
- a CDS encoding ABC transporter permease → MLTYTIRRLVLSIPTLFFISLVIFALLQLAPGDPMAQVPLTVPPEVKQKMREALGLGQPVHVQYWKWLVQFFWIEPQVLIDHWFGTGFAEGKQRVISWQTRSPVMDIVVQRIPQTLWVVGMSYIVGILIALPIGIYSAYKQYSVFDQAGTFVSMIGFSVPPFFSGVLVIVIFSVNLGWFPSIYDTTLVVNDLASFKMQLQQMIMPVMVLALQTTAQISRFMRASMLDNLNQDYVRTARAKGLRESTVVMVHVLRNSMIPIITVIALGIPSIFGGAIITETLFKVNGIGQLLLTALFANDLPMVMTLTFIFAILIVFFNLIADVLYGILDPRIRYD
- a CDS encoding ABC transporter ATP-binding protein, translating into MLDQQKQKEAVHPIAQIKGLRVEFQTKDGPVLGVEDVSFDINPGETVCVVGESGSGKSVSSLSLMRLVEFGGGEITGGQLWFDRPGSEDVDLAHTGSEQMRAIRGNEIGMIFQEPMTALNPVFTVGRQLTEGLRLHKNIGKAEADARALELLREVRIPEPERRLEQYPHELSGGMRQRVVIAMALACKPRLLIADEPTTALDVTIQAEILALMDRLKRETGTAVMFITHDMAVVAQMADRVVVMFRGNKVEEGPVTEIFENPQHTYTKALLAAVPKLGEMTGKPFPEPMKLLGSESHAIHPIPGTDEVLLSVKNLTTRFPVKGGFFRRTVANVHAVEDLSFTINKGQTLSLVGESGCGKSTAGRSILRLVDPISGEVNLGGKDIMALDQNALREARLDMQMIFQDPFASLNPQMQLSDQVAEPIHNYGTLKGAAVHDRVGMLFDRVELPRSFMRRFPHELSGGQRQRVAIARALALNPKLIIADEAVSALDVSVQAQVLNLMMELQSELGLSFLFISHDMAVVERVSHQVGVMYLGRIVEMGPRAQVFENPQHAYTQALMKAVPIADPRQRKDESELNFKPIPSPIRAVGYAPEPSVYREVTADHFVLETDSGY
- a CDS encoding DUF3422 domain-containing protein, with product MSPITDHPLRYKLANELHARPFPSMSAPCSAVYIAIKQPNDAVSRDRGDDLAHLTALLDRHGAAHPQPNATHYYGQIGKYWLKWEQHTEFVTYTAFHEGPVERAFDPAQFDVFPADWLEAAPGQRITSVLLNVDVIPQNDNINQKLDDWFVTESLAASEVLDQEAIVAGDFRIDINGHLRFAIFARPETGTRRIGRIVQRLCEIETYKTMSMLGFARARALQPKLNDLDSKLTGLMSDMSDEDAPAEWTLHNLLAISAELETLAAQSSFRFGATGAYEALVNQRIEALREGRYQGRQHFAEFMMRRYAPAMRTVNSAERRLEAMSSRSIRASNLLRTRVDVERSAQNQSLLESMDRRSDLQLRLQRTVEGLSVVAISYYAVSLVGYLLYPLAEATGLSKGMLTAFATLPVVLFVWWMVRQLRKKVE
- a CDS encoding ABC transporter permease, which gives rise to MTDPATPLSDDQLYGALKDKEPPKEPRSQWKDVWDQFRKHKGALFGGGFLLFITLAVLIGPLVWNVDPKALDIRNKDMRPLYTLLWDGDARTSWAKPLGSDNLGRDILATLIAGGRASMAVGWTAMILALLIGTAVGVCSGYFKRLDGALMRLTDLFLSLPILPLLLVAVTLFRQPLRAGFGPETGMFILIVGVIGITSWMQTARIVRGEILALKEREFILAARSIGTKPFAIIRRHLLPNVVSPIMVSATLGLATAIITESALSFLGVGFPSDFPTWGKLLSDAVPRMEEFPERVVLPGILISLTVLSVNYLGDGLRDALDPRIRGR